The following coding sequences are from one Malaciobacter pacificus window:
- a CDS encoding YqiA/YcfP family alpha/beta fold hydrolase: MILYIHGFGSSGHGGKATLFKEYFEDEVITPSLSYVPNLAIDTLEQIIEMLLEKGENVGLVGSSLGGYYSIYLANKYNLKAVLINPAIYPYKTLDKIGMATNYYDGSSFEVTRNHIESLKSYEVENIKSQENFLTLLQTEDEVLDYTQAEEKLSESELVIEEGGNHSFENIESYFRKIGSFLGV, translated from the coding sequence ATGATACTTTATATACATGGATTTGGTAGTAGTGGACATGGTGGTAAAGCGACACTTTTTAAAGAGTATTTTGAAGATGAGGTTATAACTCCTTCTTTATCTTATGTTCCTAACTTAGCTATTGATACATTAGAACAAATAATTGAGATGCTTTTAGAAAAAGGAGAAAATGTTGGTTTAGTTGGTTCTTCTCTTGGAGGATATTATTCTATTTATTTAGCAAATAAATACAATTTAAAAGCTGTATTAATTAATCCAGCAATTTATCCATATAAGACTTTAGATAAGATAGGAATGGCAACTAATTATTATGATGGAAGTAGTTTTGAAGTTACAAGAAATCATATAGAGAGTTTAAAAAGCTATGAAGTTGAAAATATAAAAAGCCAAGAAAATTTTTTAACACTCTTACAAACTGAGGATGAGGTTTTGGATTATACTCAAGCTGAAGAAAAATTAAGTGAAAGTGAATTAGTTATTGAAGAGGGTGGAAATCACTCTTTTGAAAATATTGAAAGCTATTTTAGAAAAATTGGTAGTTTTTTAGGGGTTTAA
- a CDS encoding SH3 domain-containing protein has product MSAKIRSFFEDMIIILIVVAIIYGIYYFFFYDKEEIKEMTPMVKEEKIVKEIKKEPLTSDNIIKAKEIIQENSIEEEINETNKSDNISIVENITNEEIKIQNETEEIQETENLEIEAKKEEESVEEETKEVQEKNEGITTQLKTNIYYLRSKPNSKSKSIRKIVKNDSVVIESCDRFGWCKLLNEEAYVPKFVLKEF; this is encoded by the coding sequence TTGAGTGCAAAAATAAGATCTTTTTTTGAAGACATGATTATTATTTTAATTGTTGTTGCAATTATATATGGTATTTATTACTTCTTTTTTTATGATAAAGAAGAGATTAAAGAGATGACACCTATGGTAAAAGAAGAAAAGATTGTTAAGGAAATAAAAAAAGAGCCTTTAACTAGTGATAATATTATAAAAGCAAAAGAGATAATTCAAGAAAATAGTATAGAAGAAGAGATTAATGAGACTAATAAGAGTGATAATATCTCAATTGTTGAAAATATTACTAATGAAGAAATTAAAATACAAAATGAAACTGAAGAAATTCAAGAGACAGAAAATTTAGAAATTGAAGCAAAAAAAGAAGAAGAATCGGTAGAAGAAGAAACAAAAGAAGTTCAAGAAAAAAATGAAGGAATTACAACACAACTAAAAACAAATATTTACTATTTAAGATCTAAACCAAACTCAAAAAGTAAAAGCATCAGAAAAATTGTAAAAAATGATTCTGTTGTAATTGAATCATGTGATAGATTTGGATGGTGTAAACTATTAAATGAAGAAGCTTATGTTCCTAAGTTTGTATTAAAAGAGTTTTAA
- a CDS encoding ribonuclease HI, translating into MKKIKLFIDGSCNPQKKLGIGSYLLLEDKTYDLEELKSKVISKEFSDTSSTKLELQTFIFSIEDIASKDSVIEVYTDCQNIINLPSRKEKLQALNYHSSTGKLLNNAELYKEFFALLDSYEISFVKVKGHKKNSLKDEIDKIFNIVDKASRNILRKSLY; encoded by the coding sequence TTGAAAAAAATAAAACTATTTATCGATGGAAGTTGCAATCCTCAAAAAAAGCTAGGAATAGGTTCTTACCTTTTACTTGAAGATAAAACTTATGACTTAGAAGAGTTAAAATCAAAAGTCATAAGCAAAGAGTTTAGCGATACAAGTTCTACTAAGCTTGAACTTCAAACATTTATTTTTTCTATTGAAGATATTGCTTCAAAAGATAGTGTGATAGAAGTATATACAGACTGTCAAAATATCATAAATCTACCATCAAGAAAAGAAAAGCTACAAGCTTTAAATTATCACTCAAGTACAGGGAAATTATTAAACAATGCTGAGTTATATAAAGAATTTTTTGCTTTATTAGATAGCTATGAAATTAGTTTTGTAAAAGTAAAAGGTCATAAGAAAAATAGTTTAAAAGATGAAATTGATAAGATATTTAATATCGTAGATAAAGCTAGTAGAAATATTTTAAGAAAAAGCTTGTATTAA
- a CDS encoding paraquat-inducible protein A has product MTKDIISTLILSVVFISLTFFAFTSYKNAKVYEDTYKQYAQEQTISNSVEKNTKEMLNGFIGALLGQKPNSSKSETPSKKQELENLKEKPIEYITIYASIIALSLLSFFVVSKKVFLTYIHSVTLLSLFFGLISPIFMMYILLDYNFQNIVNIKDAILQFESLSLLESINKLISIQEKYFVGGIILLFSVIFPLIKTLLSFVNVFINHFSILNKSTKLLSALSKWSMTDVFVLSIFLVYLSSVNSGMSKIVTEIEVGFYFFFIYVVLSIVLSFFNRIKI; this is encoded by the coding sequence TTGACAAAAGACATTATATCTACACTTATATTATCAGTAGTTTTTATCTCACTTACATTTTTTGCTTTTACTTCATATAAAAATGCAAAAGTCTATGAAGATACTTATAAACAATACGCCCAAGAACAAACAATCTCAAATAGTGTAGAAAAAAACACAAAAGAGATGTTAAATGGTTTTATAGGAGCACTTTTAGGACAAAAGCCAAACTCATCAAAAAGTGAAACACCATCAAAAAAACAAGAACTAGAAAACCTAAAAGAAAAACCTATAGAATATATCACTATCTACGCAAGCATAATCGCCCTATCACTTCTAAGCTTTTTTGTTGTTTCAAAAAAAGTCTTTCTAACATACATACATAGTGTTACACTTCTAAGTTTATTTTTTGGACTTATTAGTCCTATATTTATGATGTATATATTGCTAGATTATAATTTTCAAAATATAGTAAATATAAAAGATGCAATATTACAATTTGAATCCCTAAGCTTACTAGAATCTATAAACAAACTAATATCTATCCAAGAAAAATACTTCGTAGGTGGAATCATCCTACTTTTTTCAGTGATTTTTCCACTTATTAAAACTCTGCTTTCATTTGTAAATGTTTTTATAAATCATTTTTCAATACTGAATAAAAGCACAAAACTACTCTCAGCTCTTAGTAAGTGGTCTATGACAGATGTGTTTGTATTATCAATATTTTTAGTATATCTATCATCAGTAAATAGTGGTATGTCAAAAATAGTGACTGAGATAGAAGTTGGTTTTTACTTCTTTTTTATATATGTAGTTCTTTCTATTGTTCTTAGTTTTTTTAATAGGATTAAGATTTAA
- a CDS encoding Txe/YoeB family addiction module toxin, whose amino-acid sequence MVEYKILYSKFALNDAKKLVSANLDKKAKELIEIIKKDPFKNPPPYEKLVGNLNGSYSRRINIQHRLVYEVREDDKVIRISRMWSHYGE is encoded by the coding sequence ATGGTAGAGTATAAAATACTTTATAGTAAATTTGCACTAAATGATGCTAAAAAACTTGTCAGTGCAAATTTAGATAAGAAAGCTAAAGAACTTATTGAAATCATAAAAAAAGATCCATTTAAAAATCCACCTCCTTATGAAAAATTAGTAGGAAATTTAAATGGTTCATACTCAAGAAGAATAAATATTCAACACAGATTAGTTTATGAAGTAAGGGAAGATGACAAGGTTATAAGAATCTCTAGGATGTGGTCACACTATGGAGAATAA
- a CDS encoding type II toxin-antitoxin system Phd/YefM family antitoxin, translating into MTRIMSVSQVRADIYNVMDETALTHEPILITGKRNNVVMLSQEDWNAIEETLYLNSITNMASSIQESMNADDSEFSEDIEW; encoded by the coding sequence ATGACTAGAATTATGTCAGTAAGTCAAGTTAGGGCAGATATTTATAATGTTATGGATGAAACTGCACTAACTCATGAGCCTATACTTATCACAGGAAAAAGAAACAATGTAGTGATGCTTTCTCAAGAAGATTGGAATGCAATAGAAGAAACACTATATTTGAACTCTATAACTAATATGGCATCTTCAATCCAAGAATCAATGAATGCAGATGATAGCGAGTTTAGTGAAGATATTGAATGGTAG
- a CDS encoding DUF3427 domain-containing protein, whose translation MRKLSKINYLENDLNLPYSCPIKIHSRYTREQILSAFEQNTINKKSSSREGVLNMKDKNTELLFVTLEKTEDKYSPTTMYDDYAISEKLFHWQSQNSTKPDSIKGLSYINHQKNNKNIILFVRESNHNNEKKTMTYVCLGKCFYKSHYGAQPMSIIWELENEIPPFLWKNIAKMSVG comes from the coding sequence GTGCGAAAGTTAAGTAAAATAAATTATTTAGAAAATGATTTAAATTTACCTTATTCATGTCCCATTAAAATTCATTCAAGATATACAAGAGAACAAATATTATCAGCTTTTGAACAAAATACAATAAATAAAAAATCAAGTAGTAGAGAAGGTGTTTTAAATATGAAAGATAAAAATACAGAGTTGTTATTTGTTACATTGGAAAAAACAGAAGATAAATATTCTCCCACAACTATGTATGATGATTATGCAATAAGTGAAAAATTATTTCATTGGCAATCTCAAAATTCAACAAAGCCAGATTCTATTAAGGGGTTAAGTTATATTAATCATCAGAAAAATAATAAGAATATTATACTTTTTGTAAGAGAATCTAATCATAATAATGAGAAAAAGACTATGACTTATGTTTGTTTAGGAAAATGTTTTTATAAAAGTCATTATGGAGCGCAACCTATGAGTATAATTTGGGAATTAGAAAATGAAATACCTCCATTTTTATGGAAAAATATTGCAAAAATGTCTGTAGGATAA
- a CDS encoding transposase, producing MQIESKIIGIINDKLKNPIYETLRLLNMKTILTKSNFSKKEGVAVHMVVLHFVYMLVMNKKISTFMDQSNDSFKKDVYYRLLSNTSYNWRKLLSLSSLKILSLLHKVQDSKLVRVLILDDTVEDKVGKNIEGSCDNLWSNKAKRKIRGVNVVSLNYSDGYSNFMLDFAIAMNSYARVKIEEFTNIIDHRTNAHKRRLESLKGKSQIAIEMIKRAVASGIYADYLLVDSWYSKPVFIETMNELGLQVISRMVNNDRIWNFTGEKKTLDGIYNKFKKLKSIKMGQYGKKIKFEYFSTIVEHKKAGKLKIVFIKTKENLIPIVSTNLILSDEEIIDIYKRRWDIEQGYKELREHFGFGKEENRIYEALIARITLSFFTYNVVSYINRISNEPKTIGGLFKDLECELHTLAIAMQAFLAILDEIAKIEEVVNRNEDFTAIIDLLRDVTGKLLGFRCES from the coding sequence ATGCAGATAGAATCCAAGATCATCGGTATTATAAACGATAAGTTAAAAAATCCAATCTATGAAACATTACGTTTGTTAAATATGAAAACTATTTTAACCAAGAGCAATTTTTCTAAAAAAGAGGGAGTTGCTGTTCATATGGTTGTATTACATTTTGTATATATGCTGGTTATGAATAAAAAAATATCAACCTTTATGGATCAAAGTAATGATAGTTTCAAAAAAGATGTATATTATCGATTACTTTCCAATACTTCTTATAATTGGAGAAAACTATTATCTCTTAGTTCTTTAAAGATCTTATCACTACTTCATAAAGTGCAAGATTCAAAGCTAGTAAGAGTTCTTATACTTGATGATACTGTTGAAGATAAAGTTGGTAAAAATATAGAGGGAAGTTGTGACAACCTTTGGAGCAATAAAGCAAAGAGAAAAATCAGAGGTGTAAATGTTGTATCACTAAACTATAGTGATGGTTATTCAAATTTTATGTTGGACTTTGCAATTGCTATGAACAGTTATGCAAGGGTAAAGATAGAAGAGTTTACAAATATTATTGATCATCGAACCAATGCACATAAGCGAAGATTGGAAAGCTTAAAAGGGAAATCACAAATTGCTATAGAGATGATTAAAAGAGCAGTAGCTAGTGGTATATATGCAGATTATCTGCTTGTAGATAGCTGGTATTCTAAACCTGTATTTATAGAAACTATGAATGAACTTGGATTGCAAGTCATTTCAAGAATGGTAAACAATGACAGGATATGGAATTTTACAGGAGAGAAAAAGACCCTTGATGGCATCTATAACAAATTTAAAAAGCTTAAATCTATCAAGATGGGTCAATATGGCAAAAAGATAAAGTTTGAGTATTTTTCAACCATAGTTGAACATAAAAAAGCTGGTAAATTAAAAATTGTTTTTATAAAAACAAAAGAGAATTTAATACCAATCGTATCAACCAATCTTATACTTAGTGATGAAGAGATTATAGATATTTATAAAAGACGATGGGATATAGAACAAGGGTATAAAGAACTTCGTGAACACTTTGGATTCGGAAAAGAAGAGAATCGAATCTATGAAGCTTTGATAGCCAGAATTACACTATCTTTTTTTACATACAATGTTGTTAGCTATATAAATCGTATCAGCAATGAACCTAAAACAATTGGTGGATTGTTTAAAGATTTAGAATGTGAACTTCATACTCTAGCAATAGCTATGCAAGCATTTTTAGCTATTTTAGATGAGATTGCAAAAATTGAAGAAGTTGTCAATAGAAATGAGGATTTTACAGCTATCATTGATCTATTAAGAGATGTGACTGGAAAATTGCTTGGTTTTAGGTGCGAAAGTTAA